A section of the Pseudomonas prosekii genome encodes:
- a CDS encoding Crp/Fnr family transcriptional regulator — protein MDMQVWRARLMSGQWFSHLPVLLQDSLLAAARLRRLTAGQLLFKRGDAPCGLYAVLEGSVRIGTVSEQGKEALLSLVEAPHWFGEICLFDGQPRTHDAFSAGPCTLLHIPQTTLLKLLDEQPLYWRQLALLMSHKLRLTFINLEQLSLMPAPARLAHRLLMIAEGYGEIDPPRRVLQLPQEQLASMLSLSRQTTNQLLKELQAQRIIDLRYGEIEILDAERLRALTAI, from the coding sequence ATGGACATGCAGGTTTGGCGTGCGCGCCTGATGAGTGGGCAGTGGTTCAGCCATTTACCTGTTCTGTTACAGGATAGTCTGCTGGCGGCGGCGCGGTTGCGGCGCCTGACGGCGGGGCAGTTGCTGTTCAAACGTGGGGATGCGCCGTGTGGTTTGTACGCGGTGCTCGAAGGTTCGGTGCGCATCGGCACGGTCAGCGAGCAGGGCAAAGAGGCGTTGCTGAGTCTGGTCGAGGCGCCGCACTGGTTCGGCGAAATCTGCCTGTTCGATGGCCAGCCACGCACCCACGATGCCTTCAGCGCCGGGCCGTGCACCTTGCTGCACATCCCGCAAACCACGCTGCTGAAATTGCTCGATGAGCAACCGTTGTACTGGCGGCAACTGGCGCTGCTGATGAGCCACAAACTGCGCCTGACGTTCATCAACCTCGAACAGCTGAGCCTGATGCCGGCCCCGGCCCGCCTGGCCCATCGCTTGCTGATGATCGCCGAGGGCTACGGCGAAATCGATCCGCCACGCCGGGTTTTGCAACTGCCGCAGGAGCAACTGGCGTCGATGCTGTCGCTGTCGCGCCAGACCACCAATCAACTGCTCAAAGAGCTGCAGGCGCAGAGAATTATTGACCTGAGGTATGGCGAGATCGAAATCCTCGACGCCGAGCGACTGCGCGCGTTGACTGCGATCTGA
- a CDS encoding ABC transporter permease has translation MARVSLLSLPLAAPPLNRRRVWPSVSQRLLPWLLPISLFALWWLASRNHWMSEQILPAPSLVWNSAVELAQGEIWGHLWISLQRLFWGLLAGVSAGAALGAALGFSRRLERLVFPTFAGLAQVPTLAWIPLFMVFFGIGETLKLVVLVKAIVVPVTLHTLVGVRDAQPKLREAAAVLRLPTHVLIRRLVLPAALPAFMAGVRLALAAGWTSLLAVELLASSEGIGFLMVWARQLFMLDIVFVVIVVIGLIGVTMDRGIGWLDKKLVHWPHPATAEIRRGPRYAGWQRLQPWLLPLALLALWQVASDQQWVDANILVSPLVVLETTGHGLLDGTLIGGMALSLGRTLGGLLLGGGLGFAVGLLLGLSRSSERVLGPTLAAIRQIAIFAWVPLLTAWFGLGELAKWVFVALAAFFPLFIATQRSVANLSPQLNEAAQVLRLTLAQRLRRLVLPGAAPGIFAGLRLSLIYAWLGTIGAEYFMPSNGGIGSQMIGAQQLLRMDLIMAGMLLVGLTGALLNLIGQRLEIRATRWRHA, from the coding sequence ATGGCCCGTGTTTCCCTTCTCAGCCTGCCGCTGGCCGCGCCGCCGCTCAATCGTCGGCGCGTGTGGCCCAGCGTCAGCCAACGCCTGCTGCCATGGTTATTGCCCATCAGCCTGTTTGCCCTTTGGTGGCTGGCCAGCCGCAATCACTGGATGAGCGAGCAAATTCTCCCGGCGCCATCGCTGGTGTGGAACAGCGCGGTCGAACTGGCCCAAGGTGAAATTTGGGGGCACTTGTGGATCAGCCTGCAACGACTGTTCTGGGGTTTGCTCGCCGGGGTCAGCGCGGGCGCGGCGTTGGGTGCGGCGCTGGGTTTCAGCCGACGTCTGGAGCGTCTGGTGTTTCCGACATTCGCCGGTTTGGCGCAGGTGCCGACGCTGGCGTGGATTCCGCTGTTCATGGTGTTTTTCGGCATTGGCGAAACGCTGAAACTGGTGGTGCTGGTGAAGGCGATTGTGGTTCCCGTGACCCTGCATACGCTGGTCGGCGTGCGCGATGCACAACCGAAATTGCGCGAAGCCGCTGCCGTCCTGCGCCTGCCGACTCACGTGTTGATCCGGCGCCTGGTGCTGCCCGCCGCGCTGCCGGCATTCATGGCTGGCGTGCGGTTGGCATTGGCTGCCGGTTGGACGTCGTTGCTCGCGGTGGAGTTGCTGGCCTCCAGCGAAGGCATCGGTTTTCTGATGGTGTGGGCGCGGCAGTTGTTCATGCTCGACATTGTTTTTGTGGTGATCGTGGTCATCGGTTTGATCGGCGTGACGATGGATCGCGGCATCGGTTGGCTCGACAAAAAACTGGTGCACTGGCCGCACCCGGCGACCGCAGAAATTCGTCGTGGCCCGCGTTATGCCGGTTGGCAACGGCTGCAACCGTGGCTGCTGCCGTTAGCGCTGCTGGCGCTGTGGCAAGTGGCGTCGGATCAGCAATGGGTCGACGCGAACATTTTGGTCAGCCCACTGGTGGTGCTGGAAACCACTGGGCATGGCTTGCTCGATGGCACGTTGATCGGCGGCATGGCCCTGAGCCTGGGGCGCACGCTCGGCGGTTTGCTGCTCGGTGGCGGTCTCGGATTTGCCGTCGGTTTGCTGCTCGGGTTGTCGCGCAGCAGTGAACGAGTGCTCGGCCCGACCCTCGCGGCGATCCGCCAGATTGCGATTTTCGCCTGGGTGCCGCTGCTGACCGCGTGGTTCGGTCTGGGCGAATTGGCCAAGTGGGTGTTCGTCGCGCTCGCGGCGTTTTTCCCGCTGTTCATCGCCACCCAACGCAGCGTCGCCAACCTCTCGCCGCAACTCAATGAAGCGGCGCAAGTGCTGCGCCTGACCTTGGCACAACGCCTGCGCCGCTTGGTCTTGCCGGGTGCCGCGCCAGGGATTTTCGCCGGCCTGCGCCTGAGCCTGATCTACGCCTGGCTCGGCACCATTGGCGCCGAATATTTCATGCCGTCCAACGGCGGCATCGGCAGCCAGATGATCGGCGCGCAACAACTGCTGCGCATGGACCTGATCATGGCCGGCATGCTGCTGGTCGGCCTTACCGGCGCGCTCCTCAACCTTATTGGCCAACGCCTGGAAATCCGCGCCACTCGCTGGAGACACGCATGA
- a CDS encoding fatty acid desaturase: MDGTSASPQRLNAGQRSAHIREVVLARGVELRKRYPILDHQDALGAGILAFALAGMIGSAALYISGHMAWWVCLLLNAFFASLTHELEHDLIHSMYFRKQRVPHNLMMGLVWLARPSTINPWIRRHLHLNHHKVSGTESDMEERAITNGEPWGLARLLMVGDNMMSAFIRLLRAKTLAHKLSILKRVLKVYAPLALLHWGAWYVFLGFHAANGVAHLLGAPIEWSATTLSVMHVIDIAVVVIIGPNVLRTFCLHFVSSNMHYYGDIEPGNVIQQTQVLNPWWMWPLQAFCFNFGSSHGIHHFVVKEPFYIRQMTVPVAHKVMREMGVRFNDFGTFARANRFVRKEETQSQPLDGVRV; the protein is encoded by the coding sequence ATGGACGGTACTTCTGCAAGTCCCCAGCGACTGAATGCAGGCCAGCGATCAGCGCATATTCGCGAAGTGGTGCTGGCCAGAGGCGTTGAACTGCGCAAACGCTACCCGATTCTTGATCATCAGGACGCCTTGGGCGCCGGCATTCTGGCCTTCGCGCTGGCCGGGATGATTGGTTCGGCGGCGCTCTACATCAGCGGCCACATGGCGTGGTGGGTGTGCCTGCTGCTCAACGCGTTTTTCGCGTCGTTGACCCACGAGCTCGAGCACGACCTGATCCACAGCATGTATTTCCGCAAACAACGCGTGCCGCACAACCTGATGATGGGCCTGGTGTGGCTGGCGCGGCCGAGCACGATCAACCCGTGGATTCGGCGGCATCTGCACCTCAACCATCACAAAGTCTCCGGCACTGAAAGCGACATGGAAGAACGCGCCATCACCAACGGCGAGCCGTGGGGCCTCGCGCGATTATTGATGGTCGGCGACAACATGATGTCGGCGTTCATCCGCCTGTTGCGGGCGAAAACCTTGGCGCACAAGCTGAGTATTTTGAAGCGCGTGCTCAAGGTTTACGCGCCGTTGGCGTTGCTGCATTGGGGCGCGTGGTACGTGTTTCTGGGCTTCCATGCGGCCAACGGCGTCGCCCACTTGCTCGGCGCACCGATCGAATGGTCGGCGACCACGTTGTCAGTGATGCACGTCATCGACATCGCGGTAGTGGTGATCATCGGCCCGAACGTGCTGCGCACTTTTTGCCTGCACTTTGTCAGCTCCAACATGCATTACTACGGCGATATCGAGCCGGGCAATGTGATCCAGCAAACCCAAGTGCTGAATCCATGGTGGATGTGGCCGCTGCAGGCGTTCTGCTTCAACTTCGGCAGCAGCCACGGGATTCATCATTTCGTGGTGAAAGAACCCTTCTACATCCGCCAGATGACCGTGCCGGTGGCGCATAAAGTCATGCGCGAGATGGGCGTTCGGTTCAATGACTTCGGCACCTTTGCCCGGGCGAACCGCTTTGTGCGCAAGGAAGAAACACAGTCGCAACCGCTAGACGGTGTGCGGGTCTGA
- a CDS encoding TauD/TfdA dioxygenase family protein codes for MSNAALAVKPAVHALEIHPVAGRIGAEIRGVHLSGELDAATVEAIQQALIEYKVVFFREQTHLDDQRQEAFAHLLGEPVAHPTVPVRDGTRYLLELDGAEGQRANSWHTDVTFVDAYPKASILRSVVAPAYGGDTVWANTATAYNELAPELRELADKLTAVHSNEYDYASAKPDVSAEKLERYRKVFTSTVYETEHPVVRVHPISGEKSLLLGHFVKRIKGYSQADSAHLFGLLQSHVTRLENTVRWRWQAGDVAIWDNRSTQHYAVDDYGTQDRVVRRVTLKGEVPLGVAGQRSQTIKGAEIAGV; via the coding sequence ATGAGCAATGCCGCTTTAGCTGTAAAACCCGCTGTCCACGCACTCGAAATCCACCCGGTAGCCGGTCGTATCGGCGCCGAGATTCGCGGCGTGCACCTTTCCGGTGAACTGGACGCCGCCACCGTCGAAGCCATTCAGCAAGCGCTGATCGAGTACAAAGTAGTGTTCTTCCGCGAGCAGACGCACCTCGACGATCAGCGTCAGGAAGCCTTCGCGCACTTGCTCGGCGAGCCGGTGGCGCACCCGACCGTGCCGGTGCGCGACGGCACCCGTTACCTGCTGGAACTCGATGGCGCCGAAGGTCAGCGCGCCAACTCCTGGCACACCGACGTGACCTTCGTTGACGCGTACCCGAAAGCCTCGATCCTGCGCTCGGTGGTCGCCCCGGCTTACGGCGGCGACACCGTGTGGGCCAACACCGCGACCGCTTACAACGAACTGGCGCCGGAACTGCGTGAACTCGCCGACAAACTGACCGCGGTGCACAGCAACGAATATGACTACGCCAGCGCCAAGCCCGACGTGTCGGCGGAGAAGCTTGAGCGCTACCGCAAAGTCTTCACCTCCACGGTTTACGAGACCGAGCACCCGGTGGTTCGTGTGCACCCGATCAGCGGCGAAAAGAGCTTGCTGCTCGGGCATTTTGTGAAGCGCATCAAGGGTTACTCGCAAGCGGATTCGGCGCACTTGTTCGGGCTGCTGCAAAGCCATGTCACTCGTCTGGAAAACACCGTTCGCTGGCGCTGGCAGGCTGGTGATGTGGCGATCTGGGATAACCGTTCGACCCAGCATTACGCGGTGGATGATTACGGAACTCAGGACCGCGTGGTGCGCCGGGTGACGTTGAAAGGTGAAGTGCCGCTGGGCGTGGCGGGGCAGCGTAGCCAGACGATCAAAGGAGCGGAAATCGCCGGAGTCTGA
- the uraH gene encoding hydroxyisourate hydrolase produces MNLFRMTFAALALGSLSSLALAAGNPLSVHVLNLENGLPSPGVNVTLEKHVGQNWQPLAQGTTNEQGRIGELFPADKPFEKGEYRVVFKTGEYFQKTKHETFFPEIPVIFEVKQTDQHYHIPLLLSPYGFSTYRGS; encoded by the coding sequence ATGAACCTGTTCCGCATGACTTTCGCCGCCCTCGCCCTCGGCAGCCTGTCGAGCCTGGCCCTGGCGGCCGGCAATCCGTTGAGCGTGCATGTGCTCAATCTGGAAAACGGTCTGCCGTCACCGGGCGTCAACGTGACGCTGGAAAAACACGTTGGGCAGAATTGGCAGCCGCTGGCTCAGGGCACCACTAACGAACAGGGACGTATTGGCGAACTGTTTCCGGCGGACAAACCGTTCGAGAAGGGCGAATACCGGGTGGTGTTCAAGACTGGCGAGTATTTCCAGAAGACTAAACACGAGACGTTTTTCCCGGAAATTCCGGTGATTTTCGAGGTCAAGCAGACGGACCAGCATTACCACATTCCGTTGTTGCTGAGCCCGTATGGCTTCTCGACGTATCGCGGTTCGTAG
- a CDS encoding GlcG/HbpS family heme-binding protein: MLLRTLVLSLATGLTGSAFAAAELPRHADLDLRTARQLADATLASCTGTVSVLDRGGNLLVTLRADGIGPHNTAASQRKAYTALSTKNPTRLFAERARSNPEAANLNTLDELLLLGGGVPLFAGDELVGALGVAGSGGGEQDENCAIKAATVAGLQIKPSNQGASK; encoded by the coding sequence ATGCTGTTGAGAACCCTTGTCTTGAGCCTCGCCACCGGGCTGACCGGCAGCGCATTTGCCGCCGCCGAACTGCCGCGCCACGCCGACCTTGATCTGCGCACCGCGCGCCAATTGGCCGATGCCACGTTGGCCAGTTGCACCGGCACGGTGTCGGTGCTGGACCGTGGCGGCAACCTGCTGGTGACCTTGCGCGCTGACGGTATCGGCCCGCACAACACCGCCGCCAGCCAACGCAAAGCCTACACCGCGCTGTCGACAAAAAACCCGACACGATTGTTCGCCGAACGCGCGCGCAGCAATCCTGAAGCGGCCAACCTCAATACCCTCGACGAATTGCTGCTGCTGGGCGGCGGTGTGCCGCTGTTTGCCGGCGATGAGCTGGTCGGCGCGCTCGGCGTAGCCGGTTCCGGTGGCGGCGAGCAAGACGAAAACTGCGCAATCAAAGCGGCGACAGTCGCCGGCCTGCAGATCAAACCTTCAAACCAAGGAGCTTCAAAATGA
- a CDS encoding response regulator, protein MRVLLVEDKPAVAKQLANALGEASYSVDIANDGMHARRLIESGEYDLIILDVMLPGLNGWQLQQQIRKLGETPVLFLTTTDGIEDRLRGLELHEDDYLLKPFAMSALVARVRKLLRRDRGR, encoded by the coding sequence ATGCGTGTCCTGTTAGTGGAAGACAAACCAGCCGTCGCCAAACAACTGGCCAATGCCTTGGGCGAGGCGAGCTATTCGGTGGATATAGCCAACGACGGCATGCATGCCCGACGCCTGATCGAGTCGGGCGAATACGACCTGATCATCCTCGACGTCATGCTCCCGGGCCTCAACGGCTGGCAGCTGCAGCAGCAAATCCGCAAACTCGGCGAAACCCCAGTGCTGTTCCTCACCACCACCGACGGCATCGAAGATCGCCTGCGCGGCCTGGAATTGCATGAGGATGATTACCTGCTCAAACCGTTCGCAATGAGTGCTCTGGTGGCGCGAGTGCGCAAGTTGTTGCGGCGTGATCGCGGGCGGTGA
- a CDS encoding ABC transporter ATP-binding protein gives MNAPIVSFNHVGKSFDVDGFELEAIREFNLDIAEGEFVAIVGSSGCGKSTLLRLLVGLDTEFRGHISVDGKAVSGIGSERGIVFQEHRLFPWLTVADNIGLGLVNEPLSAEQKHQRVNDFIELVGLTDFTRAYPHQLSGGMAQRVAIARGLVASPRILLLDEPFGALDALTRQQMQDELLAIRARAKITTILVTHDVEEAIFLADRVVVMEPRPGRIKQVVDIALPHPRQRSSFDFHQLREELLHELTSDDHYQPSAAVQIRDLPLSFIAC, from the coding sequence ATGAACGCACCGATTGTCAGCTTCAACCATGTCGGCAAATCCTTCGACGTCGACGGCTTCGAACTGGAAGCGATTCGCGAATTCAACCTGGACATTGCCGAGGGCGAATTCGTCGCCATCGTCGGCTCCAGCGGCTGCGGCAAATCGACCTTGCTGCGATTGCTGGTCGGGCTCGACACCGAATTTCGCGGGCACATCAGCGTGGACGGCAAAGCCGTCAGCGGCATCGGCAGCGAACGCGGGATCGTCTTCCAGGAACACCGCTTGTTCCCGTGGCTGACGGTCGCCGACAACATCGGTTTGGGCCTGGTCAACGAGCCACTGAGCGCCGAGCAAAAACACCAGCGCGTAAACGACTTCATCGAACTGGTGGGCCTCACCGACTTCACCCGCGCCTACCCGCATCAGCTCTCCGGCGGCATGGCGCAAAGGGTAGCAATCGCCCGCGGACTGGTCGCCAGCCCACGGATCCTGCTGCTCGACGAACCCTTCGGCGCCCTCGATGCGCTGACCCGCCAGCAGATGCAGGACGAACTGCTGGCGATCCGCGCGCGGGCGAAAATCACCACCATTCTGGTGACGCACGATGTCGAAGAAGCCATCTTCCTCGCCGACCGCGTGGTAGTCATGGAGCCGCGCCCCGGCCGGATCAAACAAGTGGTCGACATCGCCCTGCCCCACCCGCGCCAGCGCAGCAGTTTCGACTTCCACCAACTGCGCGAAGAACTGCTGCACGAACTCACCAGCGACGACCATTACCAACCGAGCGCAGCGGTGCAGATCCGGGATCTGCCGCTGTCGTTTATTGCTTGCTGA
- a CDS encoding Mpo1 family 2-hydroxy fatty acid dioxygenase, which produces MKSLVDHLSQYAAYHRDPRNIVTHFIGIPLIVLAVAVLLSRPQWAGGWLSPAMLVALASAWFYLRLELRLGVLMTVLLGLCVWAGQALAQQSTLLWLSSGVAMFVIGWVIQFVGHHYEGRKPAFVDDVTGLIVGPLFVVVELAFLLGLRHDLKEQIEARVGGVRVNPKRAAV; this is translated from the coding sequence ATGAAAAGCCTCGTTGACCATCTCAGTCAATACGCCGCCTACCACCGCGACCCGCGCAACATCGTCACGCACTTTATCGGCATTCCGCTGATTGTGCTGGCCGTCGCGGTGTTGCTCTCGCGGCCGCAATGGGCCGGCGGCTGGCTGTCGCCGGCGATGCTGGTGGCGCTGGCATCGGCATGGTTTTACCTGCGCCTGGAGTTGCGCCTCGGCGTATTGATGACGGTTTTGCTGGGCTTGTGCGTGTGGGCCGGGCAAGCGCTGGCGCAGCAAAGCACCCTGCTCTGGCTGAGCAGCGGCGTGGCGATGTTTGTGATTGGCTGGGTGATCCAGTTTGTCGGGCACCATTACGAAGGACGCAAACCGGCGTTTGTCGATGACGTGACGGGGCTGATTGTCGGGCCATTGTTCGTGGTGGTTGAACTGGCGTTTTTGTTGGGGTTACGGCATGACCTCAAAGAGCAGATCGAGGCGCGGGTGGGGGGTGTGCGGGTCAATCCGAAGCGTGCTGCTGTCTAG
- a CDS encoding LysR family transcriptional regulator, whose protein sequence is MDLRQLRYFIALNEHRSFVRAADAMGITQPAFSRSIQGLEQEFGCVLVDRGNKDLRPTPEGQVVLQHALTLVQGAALLSAEVTQMTKLDAGELRFGCGPAPAVKLVPDAVAQFINAHPKVRTCFQVDNWEKLSRALSREEIEFFIADIRHFEADPNFQTQALTPKRGVFFCRPGHPLLVKDSLSTNDMFDYPLATTLIPPGIRKLLANLSGRMDFSPTIETEHFPALVKIVLQSNAIGIGTEEAFIEDVVQGSLVLLHWRNLPQNIESMNARCGIVSRTGFRLSPAARAMIETLVAVDKQQISVAV, encoded by the coding sequence ATGGATCTTCGCCAGTTGCGCTACTTCATTGCCCTCAACGAACACCGCAGTTTTGTCCGCGCGGCCGACGCCATGGGCATCACTCAACCGGCGTTCAGCCGCAGTATTCAAGGGCTGGAGCAAGAGTTCGGGTGCGTGCTGGTGGACCGTGGCAACAAGGATTTGCGCCCCACCCCCGAGGGCCAGGTGGTGCTGCAACATGCCTTGACCCTGGTGCAAGGCGCGGCGCTGCTCAGCGCGGAAGTGACGCAGATGACCAAGCTCGATGCCGGCGAATTGCGCTTCGGTTGCGGCCCGGCGCCGGCGGTGAAACTGGTGCCGGATGCAGTGGCGCAATTCATCAACGCGCACCCGAAAGTGCGCACCTGTTTTCAAGTGGATAACTGGGAAAAACTCAGCCGCGCGTTAAGCCGCGAAGAGATCGAATTCTTCATCGCCGACATCCGCCATTTCGAGGCTGACCCGAACTTCCAGACTCAGGCACTGACGCCCAAGCGCGGCGTATTTTTCTGCCGGCCGGGGCATCCGTTGCTGGTCAAGGACAGCCTCTCGACCAATGACATGTTCGACTATCCGCTGGCGACCACGCTGATCCCGCCGGGCATCCGCAAACTGCTGGCGAACCTCAGTGGACGGATGGATTTTTCACCGACCATCGAGACTGAACACTTCCCGGCGCTGGTGAAGATCGTGTTGCAGTCGAACGCGATTGGGATTGGCACCGAAGAGGCGTTTATCGAGGACGTGGTGCAGGGTTCGCTGGTGCTGCTGCACTGGCGCAATTTGCCTCAGAACATCGAAAGCATGAACGCGCGATGCGGGATTGTCAGCCGCACCGGATTCAGATTGTCGCCGGCCGCAAGGGCGATGATCGAGACGTTGGTGGCTGTGGATAAGCAGCAGATCAGCGTCGCGGTTTAG
- a CDS encoding AraC family transcriptional regulator: protein MTEPTSLASWTRALRKQLDALGLDSTALCQQAGLDPQLMDDPNARYPLSNTTRLWEIAVQVSGDPAIGLRVSRFVSPTTFHALGYALVASASLREVFERIVRYHQVVSDALELELIRAEDRYRFHLKVPSGNPAPAFEAIDAFAAIYVRTCRNRLGREYAPLAVYLRRPEPADPHQWHKVFRSPVHFAAEEDRLEFALIDFESHLDDANPELAEHNETVLKRTLAQLKPLTWERKVRDAIEEQLPEGEPSAERIAQTLHLSLRSLQRHLADEGCRFDTLLNESRENLALLHLRDPQCSLSEVSYLLGFADTSSFSRAFKRWTGMTPGQFRDGLR, encoded by the coding sequence ATGACTGAACCGACCTCCCTCGCCAGTTGGACCCGCGCCCTGCGCAAGCAGCTCGATGCGCTGGGCCTGGACAGCACCGCTCTGTGCCAACAGGCGGGGCTCGACCCGCAGTTGATGGACGACCCTAACGCCCGTTATCCGTTGTCCAACACCACGCGCCTGTGGGAAATCGCCGTGCAAGTCAGCGGCGATCCGGCAATCGGCCTGCGCGTGTCGCGTTTCGTCAGCCCGACCACGTTCCATGCGCTCGGTTATGCGCTGGTGGCCAGCGCCAGTTTGCGTGAGGTGTTCGAGCGCATCGTGCGTTATCACCAAGTGGTCAGCGATGCGCTGGAACTGGAACTGATTCGCGCCGAGGACCGCTACCGTTTTCATCTGAAAGTTCCGTCAGGCAATCCCGCGCCAGCCTTTGAAGCCATCGATGCTTTCGCCGCGATCTACGTGCGCACCTGCCGCAATCGGCTGGGCCGCGAATATGCGCCGCTGGCGGTGTATTTGCGCCGGCCGGAACCGGCGGACCCGCACCAATGGCACAAGGTGTTCCGCTCGCCGGTGCATTTTGCTGCCGAGGAAGATCGCCTCGAATTCGCCCTCATCGACTTCGAAAGTCACCTCGACGACGCCAACCCGGAACTCGCCGAACACAACGAAACCGTGCTCAAGCGCACCCTCGCGCAGCTCAAACCGCTGACCTGGGAGCGCAAAGTGCGCGACGCGATTGAAGAGCAACTGCCCGAAGGCGAACCCAGCGCCGAACGCATCGCCCAGACCCTGCACCTGAGCCTGCGCAGCCTGCAACGGCACTTGGCCGACGAAGGCTGCCGGTTCGACACGCTGCTCAACGAAAGCCGCGAAAACCTCGCGCTGCTGCACCTGCGCGATCCGCAATGCTCTTTGAGTGAAGTGAGTTATTTGCTCGGGTTTGCCGACACCAGCAGCTTCAGCCGCGCGTTCAAACGCTGGACGGGGATGACGCCGGGGCAGTTTCGGGATGGGTTGCGGTGA
- a CDS encoding ABC transporter substrate-binding protein, protein MNRPFKRVINLFAAPALAGLIALSAQAAELKEIRIAVPDLSAGTQNSGGGITDVLRDQQILEKAFADQGIKIQWSFFKGAGPVINEAFANGQVDLAYLGDLAAIIGRSNGLDTRLLSATARGVKQYLGVVPGSGIKTLQDLKGKRVAIFRGTATQLSFDAALASQGLSEKDVKVINLDFSGAVAALAAKQIDASWGSSGLTALQAKGLAELPLNTKDLGGAGSVQAVLVGSGKFVDEHPEAVAKLLKAQQQAVEWLTQDANKDAYIQLVSGLASYPPIILQQDLEDQKLSEVFPSTLDPVFLGKLQDSVDLAAQQRLIRKPFKVSDWVAPELAAAKL, encoded by the coding sequence ATGAATCGTCCCTTCAAACGTGTCATCAATCTGTTTGCCGCACCGGCGCTGGCAGGGTTAATCGCACTCAGCGCGCAGGCCGCTGAACTCAAGGAAATTCGCATCGCTGTGCCCGACCTTAGCGCCGGTACGCAGAACAGCGGCGGCGGGATTACCGATGTTTTGCGTGACCAGCAGATCCTCGAAAAGGCCTTCGCCGATCAAGGCATCAAGATTCAGTGGAGCTTCTTCAAGGGCGCCGGCCCGGTGATCAACGAGGCATTCGCCAACGGCCAGGTTGACCTCGCCTACCTCGGCGATCTGGCGGCGATTATCGGCAGGTCCAACGGCCTCGACACCCGGCTGCTCAGCGCCACCGCGCGTGGGGTCAAACAGTATTTGGGCGTGGTCCCCGGTTCGGGGATCAAGACGCTGCAAGACCTCAAAGGTAAACGCGTGGCGATTTTCCGTGGCACCGCCACGCAGTTGTCGTTCGATGCGGCGTTGGCCAGTCAGGGTTTGAGCGAGAAGGATGTGAAGGTCATCAACCTCGATTTCAGCGGCGCGGTAGCGGCGTTGGCGGCCAAGCAGATCGACGCGTCGTGGGGCAGCTCCGGGCTGACCGCGTTGCAGGCCAAAGGGCTGGCCGAGTTGCCGCTCAACACCAAGGACCTCGGCGGCGCGGGCAGTGTGCAAGCGGTGCTGGTTGGCAGTGGCAAGTTTGTCGACGAACACCCGGAAGCGGTTGCGAAACTGCTCAAGGCACAGCAGCAAGCGGTGGAATGGCTGACCCAGGACGCCAACAAGGACGCCTACATTCAGCTGGTTTCGGGGCTGGCGAGTTATCCACCGATCATTCTTCAGCAGGATTTGGAGGATCAGAAGCTCAGCGAAGTTTTCCCCTCGACGCTGGACCCGGTGTTCCTCGGCAAATTGCAGGATTCGGTGGATCTGGCGGCGCAGCAGCGGCTGATCCGCAAGCCGTTCAAAGTGAGCGACTGGGTGGCGCCGGAGTTGGCAGCCGCGAAGCTCTGA